The genomic segment AACACAGGTTAGTCCCCAACTCACTCCGGGCGAAACATGCTCGGGGAAAAGAAGACACTTACGTAGTCTTCGGTCTTTAGTATTGCCATCGCGATTCTGGGATCTTGAAGTCCGGGCCCGACAGCTTCGGCCCGGAATCTTCCCTCCGCCTCTTCTGCGGGGGGCTCTACGGGGCCGCCGCGGAGCCCATCTCTGGCGGCGGGTCGACTTGGGCAGTCGCTGTAGATGCTCtcccgtgccggccttggtctctgggctcTGGCGCCTGGGACCTTGCCCCCACCGAAGTACCCGTCACCGGTGGCGGGccagcttgggcactcgctATAGACCCGCTCGAGCGCCAGTcttggtctccgggttccagagccccggacctcgcctccgtcgaGGACCCTGCGCCGGACGATTGGCCGCCCCgacctccctccttcgcgccgcccgCCGACGACCGCTGCCATGGaggcgatggcgacgacgaggatgcCGGCGTAGGCACGAACACCCCACGACCGGCCTGCGGCCTGCTGCCCGCGGCGCCCATGCCGCTAGTCTGCGCCTGGCCACCTGTGGCCCCCCTGCCGCTCGCCTGTGGCCTGCTACTGGCGGCATCCCCACCGGAGGCCCTCGGAGCGCAGCCGGTCGCCTCATCTACCCCGAGAATCTGGATAGTTCCGGGGTTCCAGCGCCCTGTCCGGTCGACCaggccctgggcgtcgaactcgggcagcgtcgcttgcagcgccgcTCGCCCCTGGTCCGCGCAGAGCGCCAACTGCTCATTGGTcaggtcctccacgccggtcaccacccggagcaggcccgccAACGTCGCCTCGTTTAGGTCCGAGTCCTTGCCGATCCGGATCCTGATGATGTCTTGggg from the Phragmites australis chromosome 19, lpPhrAust1.1, whole genome shotgun sequence genome contains:
- the LOC133900211 gene encoding protein argonaute 2-like produces the protein MRRRLAPLWERARPCWMYTGPQDIIRIRIGKDSDLNEATLAGLLRVVTGVEDLTNEQLALCADQGRAALQATLPEFDAQGLVDRTGRWNPGTIQILGVDEATGCAPRASGGDAASSRPQASGRGATGGQAQTSGMGAAGSRPQAGRGVFVPTPASSSSPSPPWQRSSAGGAKEGGRGGQSSGAGSSTEARSGALEPGDQDWRSSGSIASAQAGPPPVTGTSVGARSQAPEPRDQGRHGRASTATAQVDPPPEMGSAAAP